The Mauremys reevesii isolate NIE-2019 linkage group 1, ASM1616193v1, whole genome shotgun sequence genome has a segment encoding these proteins:
- the LOC120395501 gene encoding chondroitin proteoglycan 3-like isoform X1, whose product MLWQDQLIRSLIHQSGDSQASHKIPTMPKILILPALLVLLMPPLIQAQEDLSGDKSEESDAFESGQASEELSGEASGEPSGQVSGELGWEPSGQSMGQSSLPEESSGSGFDPSYEID is encoded by the exons TCTTTAATTCATCAGTCTGGTGATTCTCAG GCTTCACACAAGATACCAACTATGCCGAAGATCTTGATCCTCCCAGCGCTGCTTGTTTTGCTTATGCCTCCTCTCATACAAGCACAAG aggATCTAAGTGGGGACAAATCTG AGGAATCTGATGCCTTTGAATCTGGGCAAGCAAGTGAGGAGCTTAGCGGAGAAGCAAGTGGTGAACCTAGTGGACAAGTCAGTGGAGAGCTAGGCTGGGAGCCCAGTGGGCAATCTATGG GTCAATCCAGCCTCCCCGAGGAAAGCAGTGGAAGTGGATTTGACCCCT CATATGAAATAGATTGA
- the LOC120395501 gene encoding chondroitin proteoglycan 3-like isoform X2 yields the protein MPKILILPALLVLLMPPLIQAQEDLSGDKSEESDAFESGQASEELSGEASGEPSGQVSGELGWEPSGQSMGQSSLPEESSGSGFDPSYEID from the exons ATGCCGAAGATCTTGATCCTCCCAGCGCTGCTTGTTTTGCTTATGCCTCCTCTCATACAAGCACAAG aggATCTAAGTGGGGACAAATCTG AGGAATCTGATGCCTTTGAATCTGGGCAAGCAAGTGAGGAGCTTAGCGGAGAAGCAAGTGGTGAACCTAGTGGACAAGTCAGTGGAGAGCTAGGCTGGGAGCCCAGTGGGCAATCTATGG GTCAATCCAGCCTCCCCGAGGAAAGCAGTGGAAGTGGATTTGACCCCT CATATGAAATAGATTGA